The stretch of DNA AATTGCTCTTATTTCCTCTTTGTAAAACTTACGTTCAATAGTACGAACTAATTTCCCTTTGATTTTTTGAGTTGGATTTTGAAGTAATGAATCGTAAATATATGTTCCAACTGTTTTATACGATTGTTCAATTTCTTGTTCAGTCTTTTTCTTTACTAATCCCCAATCGTTTTCACTCGGTGCTCTAAAGCTACGTTTTTCATTACCTTCTTTGTCTGTTTTTACTGAGCCATCATCATTCAAATCAGTTGTTACAATAAAATCTCTTGTTTTATTTTTCCAATCATCTAAAGATACTTTACTCGAACGCCTGTATACCCATCCATTTTCTAATACTAGAGAATACCACGTTTCTCCTTTATTGTTAGGCTTTTCATCAGGAATTACATCTGTAATTTTTAATGAATAAAACTCTACTAATTTATTTGGATTTTCTTCCTCTTCTTCTCCTCTTAGTTGATAATAACCTCTTTTTTGATTGAAGTTTAACAGTATCCAAGCAAGTTCTTGTCTATCTATTTTTTGAGTTAATGCTTTTTTGCGTAAATAATAAATTGTCCAATCATGAGGAACTAATTTATCTTTTCCATTTTCTTCTAAATATAACTGAGGTTGATATTTCTTGAAATCCTCCAACATTTCTTCAAAAGATTTCTTGAAAATAAATTGCTTGTTGTCATAGACTAATTTTGGTTCTAGTTCCGCCTTGAATTGTCCAAATCTTTTCTCAAAATCAATTTGATTTGCATAATGTTTTGGTAAAAAATTTAACACATTTAATATTCTATGCAATCTTTCTCTACGAAGTAAATGTCTTTCTCTTAATCTACGAACACCTCTGTATCCTGTCCTTTCTGAAGTTTGTGTTTTTGATGGTTTCCCTGCACCAAAATTATCTAAAACATCTTGTGTCATGGGAATTATTCTACTTCCCATCCCAAGAATTTTTCCTTGTTTATTTTTAAAATCTTGTTCTATCAACGCCCACCCAATAGAGTTAGTTCCTAAATCCAATCCTAATATTTTTTTCATAATATGTAAAAGTTATTTCTTTAGAGGTCACATTATCGCGTTTTATTTATACATGTTTGTCTACGCAAACTTTTAATTAGTAACGATTTTATAATTCACCTCAATAAGTTTAATTAAGTTGTTTATCAAAAATAATAAAAAAATATTTTTTTTATAAGGTTTTAAACTTATTAATTAAAAATATAATATATTTGCTTTAGAATTTTTGAAAAGCAATTCACAATAAGGATTATTCCGTTGTGAAAACATTTGGGTTGCCTCTTGTCCATTAATCAGGAGGCTTTTTTATTGACCTAAATCTCTCAAAACTAGGAAATTCATTTTTTTTAATATTAAATAAGTATAAATACAAAAATCAATTAATCCATTAGGTAATGCAGCATGTGTGTAATACAATTACTGTTTTTGTCCTAACGGATTATCTCCAAAATATAAAAACGCTGCTATTGCTAGCAACGTTTTTTAATTCTCAATTGAACACTAATAAAAAACTAACTTACCTTTAATAGGTGTAATACATTATAAGCTCCATTATTAAGTAAATACTGCATCCCATTTACCTCTTGAAAAAATTCAATCAATAATAAATGAAGTTGTACTCCCGTAACGGCAGGAACTGCATTAGGGGTTAAAACAGGTGTAATAGTACCTTGTACTAATGGATAAACTTGTTCTACACTTTGAGTAAGTTCAAAAGCACCTGTTGCAAAATCTAAATTTAAAAACCCAGCTTGCAAACTAAAATGAGTAGCGCCTTCTGCAGCACGCAATTGCTCCATTGGATTGAAAGAGGCAAAACTAATACTTCCATCTGTTGTATTAACAGTAATAGCAGTATTCAATACACTTGCTAAAGAAGCTTTAATATTAAAATCAAAACCTTCAAGCAAAAGTTGTCCCTCTAAAGTAGAAATACCTTCATTTACATTGCGTTGCCCTCTAACACTTGTACTATCTAATTTTTTAATTTCAGATAAAACTTTAACAAGCCTACTCGTCAGTTTACTGTCTTTCGCTTTAAATACCATCGGCCCTAATGCCGTTCGAATTAATTTACCTGATGCTGCAATACTAGCAAACTCTGACAAGTTTTCTCTAGTCCTTACAAAGGCAGGATCATTCATAATTCTGTTTTTACTTACACCACCCTTGGTGCGTACAAAGTGCCCGTCTGCACTTTTGTAGAAGGTCAAGTTATCTAACGTACCTTCAATCTTTACTAGGCTGTTTACTTTTGCCATTTTAAAAATATTTATTGTTAATAATGACACAAAGTTAGAGGCGCTATAAAAATTGTATTTTCAAATTTGCCGATAACATCACAAATCGCATAAAATTGCTAAAAAAAGGTATATTTTGCCATTAGTAGCACTTTTTGCCATATTTGCCAAAAAACAAACCTAACAAACTACACTTCAGTTAATTAAAAAAATAATATTTACATACAAAACAGAAAAAACAAATCAATTAATACAATTGTTTTAGGCATGGGCAATCCCATAGATACGCTATACATACCCTATACATACCCTATGGAATTCTTATATTTCATTAATAATTTCTTCAAACATTTTTAATAAAACTTTAAAACGAACTCTCCTTTTTCTTTGTAAATTTGCTTTCTGTAAAATTCAGAACTACCAATTACTGATTACTGACTATACTATATTTTGAGGTATTTTATAAAATTTGCTTATAACGGAAAAAACTATTTTGGGTATCAAATTCAACCCAACGCTGCATCTGTACAAGAAACCTTAGAAAAAGCACTTTCTTTATTATTAAGACAACCTATTGCTATTGTTGGCGCAGGAAGAACTGATAGTGGTGTGCATGCTAAAGAAATGTATGCACATTTTGATATTGAGTCAGCAATTGATACGCCAACTTTAATCAAAAAATTAAATTCTTTTTTACCTAAAGATATTGTCGTTTATGATTTTATAAAAGTAGATGATGAAGCTCATGCCCGTTTTGATGCAACTAAAAGAACTTATGAATATCTTATCCATACGTTTAAAGATGTTTTTATAAATGAAGGTAGTTGGTACCAACATCAAGAACTGGATATTGAAAAAATGAATGCGGCTTGTAAAATTTTATTCGAATATTCAGATTTTGAATGTTTTTCAAAAGTACATACTGATGTTCATACTTTTAATTGTAAAATTTATGAAGCCAATTGGCAACAAAATGGGAACCAATTAAAATTTACCATTTCGGCTGATCGATTTCTTCGCAATATGGTTCGAGCAATTGTAGGTACAATGATAAATATTGGTATGGGAAAAATATCTTTAGAAGATTTTAGAAAAATAATTGAAAGCAAAGACCGAAGCCAAGCCGGATTTTCAGTTCCAGCTCACGGTTTGTATTTGGTAAAAGTAGAATATCCTTATATCAATTGATAATGAACAATTAACTATGGATAATCAATTAAAAAACTCGTAATTCGTAATTTTAAACTCGTAATTGAATAAATGAAAATACTTCGCTCAAAATCTTTAAATAAAGTAATGCAATATGCCAAACCTTATAGAAACAGGTTCAATTGGGTAATTGTATGGGCTATTTTATTATCAATTTTTGCAGCAACAAGACCTTACGTTTTCAAAAAAATAATAGATGAATATTTATTAAATATTGACGACAAAAGTGGCTTTATGCTATTTGTTGGTATTATGGCTTTTACATTAATTGCAGAAGTAATTACTCAGTTTTACTTCACTTATTGGGCAAATTGGCTTGGCCAAGATATTGTAAAAGATATTCGCGATAAGCTTTTTGTACACATTACAAGCTTTAAAATGAAATATTTCGATAAAGAATCTGTAGGTAAATTGGTTACCAGAACAGTTTCTGATATCGAATCGATTGCTAGTATTTTCAGTCAAGGACTTTTTATGATTGTCAGTGACGTTTTAAAAATGCTTATCATTTTAGTTTTCATGTTCAGCAATAACTGGAAAATTTCATTTATTGTTGTTGCCATCATGCCTGTTATTTTATATGCTACCAATATTTTTCAAAAGAAAATGAAAGTAGCTTTTAACGAAGTGCGAAATGAAGTAGCCAACTTAAATACTTTTGTACAAGAACGACTTACTGGAATGAAGATTGTACAATTATTTAATCGTGAAAAAATTGAAGCTAAAAAGTTTGAAGAAATCAATCAGCGTCATAATAAAGCTTGGTTAAAAAACATTTTATACAACTCTATCTTCTTCCCTATTGCCGATATTATTTCGAACATAACTTTAGGTTTAGTAGTTTACTTTGGTGCTTTGTTTATTATAAAAGGAGATTTTTCAACTACGATTGGAGATTTAATCTCGTTCAATATGTATATACCAATGTTATACAACCCGTTACGCCAAATTGCTGATAAATTTAATGTGATGCAAATGGGAATTGTAGCTGCTGAACGTGTTTTTGAAATTTTAGAAACTGAAAGTCAAATTCAAGATAAAGGTACAATTGAAGCCACACATTTTAATGGCAATATTTCGCTTCAAAATGTTCGTTTTAGTTATGTAGAAGGTGAAGAAGTTTTAAAAGGAATTAACTTAGATGTGAAAGCCGGACAAACCATCGCAATTGTAGGAAGTACGGGTGCTGGAAAATCGACTATTATAAATTTACTGAATCGTTTTTACGAAATTGATTCGGGGGAAATTACAATTGAAGGTGTTAAAATTCAAGATTATACACTTTCTAGTTTACGCAAACAAATAGCCGTAGTATTACAAGATGTTTTCTTGTTTGCCGATACTATTTACAATAATATTACGCTTTACAATCCTGAAATTACTCAGGAACAGGTTGAAAATGCCGCTAAGAAAATTGGCATTCATAACTTCATTATGAGTTTGCCAAATGGTTATCAATACAATGTAAAAGAGCGCGGCGTAATGCTTTCATCTGGCCAAAGACAATTAATTGCTTTTTTGAGAGCTTATGTTAGCAATCCTAGTATTTTAATTTTAGACGAAGCCACTTCTTCAGTAGATACTCATGCAGAAGAAATGATTCAAAGTGCTACCGAAAAAATAACTAAAGACAGAACATCAATTGTTATTGCACATCGTTTGGCAACTATTATTAATGCCGATACTATTTTAGTAATGGATAAAGGTCAAATAGTTGAAAAAGGTTCTCACAACGAATTAGTTCAAAAAGAAAATGGTTATTATCGAAAATTATACGATTCACAGTTTTCAGTTAGCGCGTAGTTAATTCGTAATTGATAATTCGTAATTGATTTAAAATAATTCCTTAAATTCGCAAACACAAATAAACAAACCGAATAAATAATTAAAAATGAAATGAGCTTTGCGAATTCCATTTTTTACCTTAAAAAAATAAAATTTAAAAAATGAAATACGATATCATAGTTTTAGGAAGTGGTCCTGGTGGTTATGTTACCGCTATTAGAGCATCGCAATTAGGATTTAAAGTTGCTGTAGTTGAAAAAGAAAACTTAGGTGGAATTTGCTTAAACTGGGGATGTATTCCTACGAAAGCATTATTAAAATCTGCTCAAGTTTTTGATTACTTAAAGCATGCTTCTGATTATGGTTTAAAAGTTGACAATGTTGAGAAAGATTTTGGGGCTGTAATTGCACGTTCTCGTTCTGTTGCTGATGGAATGAGCAAAGGTGTTCAGTTCTTAATGAAAAAGAATAAAATTGACGTTATTGATGGTTTTGGAAAATTAAAACCAGGTAAAAAAGTTGATGTTACAGCTGCCGATGGTAAAGTAACAGAATATAGTGCAGATCATATTATTGTAGCAACTGGTGCTCGTTCTAGAGAATTACCTAACTTACCTCAAGATGGTAAAAAAGTTATTGGTTACCGCCAAGCCATGACGTTACCAGAACAACCAAAATCGATGATTGTTGTAGGTTCTGGAGCAATTGGTGTTGAGTTTGCACATTTTTATAACGCAATGGGAACTGAAGTTACTATTGTAGAATTTATGCCGAATGTTGTTCCTGTTGAAGACGAAGATATTTCAAAACAATTTGAGCGTTCTTTAAAGAAAGCTGGAATTAATGTAATGACAAATTCTTCTGTTGAAAGAATTGATACTTCTGGAAACGGAGTAAAAGCTTTCGTAAAAACAGCAAAAGGTGAAGAGGTTTTAGAAGCAGATATTTTATTATCAGCTGTTGGAATTAAAACTAATATTGAAGGAATTGGTTTAGAAGAAGTTGGTATTGCAACTGATAGAGATAAAATCTTAGTAAACGATTATTACCAAACTAATGTTCCTGGTTATTACGCTATTGGAGATGTTACTCCAGGTCAAGCTTTAGCACACGTAGCTTCAGCTGAAGGAATTTTATGTGTGGAAAAAATCGCAGGAATGCATGTTGAAGCTTTAGATTACGGAAATATTCCTGGTTGTACTTATGCTACTCCAGAAATTGCATCTGTAGGTTTAACTGAAAAAGCGGCTAAAGAAAAAGGTTACGAAATTAAAGTTGGTAAATTCCCATTCTCGGCTTCTGGTAAAGCAAAAGCAGCTGGAACACCAGATGGTTTCGTAAAAGTAATTTTCGATGCTAAATATGGTGAATGGTTAGGTTGCCACATGATTGGTGCTGGTGTAACCGATATGATTGCAGAAGCAGTTGTAGCGCGTAAATTAGAAACTACAGGTCATGAAATCTTAAAAGCAGTTCACCCTCACCCAACAATGAGTGAAGCGGTTATGGAAGCTGTTGCAGATGCTTATGGTGAAGTAATTCACCTTTAAGAGAAAAGAAGAAAGAAATAGAATACAGACAAAAAAACCGTTACAAATTGTAACGGTTTTTTTATTACTTCACCTCTTTTATCCCTTTTACAAATAACCATTTCATAAAAATTTTATCACCTTCCGCTGTTTTAATAAACTGAAATTTAGGCGATAAAAATATCGAAATCACTAAAGCAATCATTTTAGGTAAAAAACCTTCCATACCAAAAACATTAGTACAAATCACCCATGTTGGTACAAAAAACACCATAAATCCAGCTAAATTATATAAGAATGCTTTTGTCTTTTTACTCATGATTTTTAGTTTATTTGTTGATTTGATTATTTGTTTATTCGCAAAATTTGTCATTAGCTTCGCTCCGTTCGGTTTTACCTCGAGTCCGAACTTGTTTCGGAATCTTAAAATACACCTATCTCGATATTACCGCAAATTTCTTTTGCTCCTCTTAATATCAAATGCTCGAAGTGACATAACAATTGACGTATCGACACATTTTCTAATTGTCTAATTAAACTTGGCTCTTTTACTTCCTTCGTACATTTCGTATTTCACCAAACGCGCTTCTAATTTTCCATTAAATAGCTTAATTTTTCTACTAGGTTTTAACCCTACAAATTTTAGAGCTTCTAAATTTGCCGTAATAAACCAAGCATTTGTATTAGGATAATTACGTTTTAAAGTATCGCCAATTTCTCTGTAAAAACGTTCCATTTCAATATTTAAACGTTCTCCATACGGCGGATTGAAAACAATATGTAACGGACCTTCGCACATTTTTTCAGTTTGGAAAAAGTCTTCATGACGGATAGAAATATAATCATCTAAATTCGCATTACGAATATTATCTTTTGCTTTACTTACAGCACTTGGCGCTTTATCGTAACCTGTAATTGTATAATGAAATTCTCTCGTTTTCTTTAATAATGATTCTAAAATCATATCGAACAATTCACTATCCCAATCTTTCCATCTTTCAAAAGCAAATTCTTTTCGGTTAATATTTGCTGGAATATTACACGCTATCATAGCAGCTTCTGCTAAAATAGTTCCACTTCCACACATAGGATCTAAGAAATGAGAATTTCCTTCCCAACCTGTTAACAACAACATTCCAGCTGCTAACACTTCATTAATAGGAGCAATATTTGTTGCCGAACGATATCCTCTATGATGTAAAGATGCACCCGAAGTATCTAATGAAATAGTTGCAAAATCTCTATCAATATGAATATGAATGCGTAAATCTGGAAAATCTTTATCAATATTTGGTCTTTTACCCGTTTTCTCACGAAATTGATCTACAATAGCATCTTTTGTTTTTAATGCTACAAATTGACTATGATTAAAATGTTCAGAATGTAATGTTGTTTCCACAACAAATGTATTGTGTTCAGACAAATATTCTGTCCAATCTACACTTTGAACTCCTTTATATAAAGAATTATCGTTATACGCTTTAAATGTTTTAATTGGTTTTAAGATTTTTAAAGCAGTTCTTAAACTTAAGTTTGCTTTATACATAAATCCTTTATCGCCAACAAAGCTTACTACACGCGTTCCTTTTTCAACATTTTGAGCTCCTAATTGTTGTAATTCTTTGGCTAATATTTCTTCGAAGCCAAAAAAGGTTTTGGCTACCATCTTAAAGTTTTGTTCCATTGTCAATTTTCTTCGTTCTAAATTCCTTCTTTAGAACATTTATTGTGCAAAAATACATTAAATTTGCATGTTTAAACCTTTTGATTCAGAATAAATGCCTAATACAGAAAATCAAAAAAAGAATTGGTTCGCCTCTTGGTTCGATACGCCTTATTATCACATTTTATACAAAGACAGAGATTATACTGAAGCACAACACTTTATGGATAATCTTACACAATATTTAAACCTTCCAGAAAATGCTAAAATATTAGATTTAGCTTGTGGAAAAGGGCGTCATTCTATTTATTTGAATTCTTTAGGTTATGATGTAACTGGAGCTGATTTATCAGAAAATAGTATAAAAGAAGCTTCTCAATTTGCAAATGAAACTTTGCATTTTAAAGTTCACGATATGCGTGAAACATGTGAAGAGAAATACGATGCAATTTTCAACTTATTTACAAGCTTTGGTTATTTTGAAGATGATGCAGATAATTTAACAACTTTAAAAGCGATTCATAACAGTTTAGATGAAACTGGTTTTGCTTGTATCGATTTTATGAATGTTGATTATGTTATTGAAAATTTAGTTCCTGAAGAAGTAAAATCTGTTGATGGTATTGATTTTCATATTAAACGCTATGTAAAAGACAATCATATTTACAAAGAAATTGATTTTGAAGCAAATGGAGAAAAACATCATTATACTGAAAAAGTACAAGCTTTACGTTTAGAAGATTTTGAACAAATGATGAAAGAAGCAGGAATTTACTTGTTGGATATTTTTGGTAACTACAAATTACAAAAATTCTACAAAAATCAATCGGAACGCTTAATTATGATATTTAAATAATGAATATAGAAATTTATATTTTTCCCCTTTTATCTGTTTTAATAGGTTATTTTATTGCTTTGTTTTTAAAACCAAAAAGCAAGAAAAACTTAAAACTATTACTTGCCTTTAGTGGTTCATTCCTTTTAGCTTTAACGGTGATGCATTTATTACCTGAAGTTTACGAAGCAGATTTACATCATAGTGAAGAACATCACCATCATCACAGTAGTCCAATTGGGATTTTTATTATGGTGGGAATTATATTTCAAATTATACTAGAATATTTTTCTAAAGGTGCTGAACACGGACACGTTCATTCTCACGACCATCATCATAACATGCCCTGGTTATTATTTTTTAGTTTGTGTTTACATGCTTTATTAGAAGGAATGCCAATAAACCAAAATAATCATTTAGCTTACGGAATTGCGATTCATCACTTCCCTATTGCTATTATTTTAACTACGTTTTTACAAAATGCGAAACTGAATAAAAATGCAATTTTCTTGTTCATGATAGGCTTTGCATTAATGACTCCAGTAGGAACCTATTTGTCTGAAAATTTAAATTTCTTGACGCATTATTACACGCAAATCTCTGGAATTGTAATTGGTATTTTATTCCATATTTCATCTACCATTATTTTTGAAAGTAGTGAAGGCCACAAATTTAATTTAGCAAAATTATTAGTTATCGTTTTAGGTGTAGTTTTGGCCTATTTTATTTAATTTTTCATTGTTGCACTTATAAACAATTTCAAAACAATATTTTATATATTTGAATAGAAAATATTCTACCAATGAATTTCACCAAAACCACTGAGCAATCTTCAAAATATGAACATTTAGAAAAAATGTCGGTTTCTGAATTGTTGCAAAACATTAATAACGAAGACAAGACTGTTCCTTTAGCTATTGAAAAAGCCTTACCACAAATTGAAATTTTAGTGGAGCAAATAGTTGCCAAAATGAAAAATGGAGGGAGATTATTCTACATTGGAGCTGGAACTTCTGGACGTTTAGGAATTGTTGACGCTTCTGAATGTCCACCAACATTTGGAGTTCCTTTTGATTTGGTTATTGGATTAATTGCTGGTGGCGATAATGCTATTCGAAAAGCTGTTGAATTTGCTGAAGATGACACTAATCAAGCTTGGAAAGATTTACAAGAATGGAATATCAATGAAAATGATGTTGTAATTGGTATTGCGGCTTCAGGAACAACGCCTTATGTTATTGGTGGATTGGAAAAATGTAATCAAAATAATATCATAACAGGTTGCATTACGTGTAACGAAGGAAGTCCATTATCGAAAACGGCTCAATTTCCTATTGAAGTTGTAGTAGGTCCTGAATTTGTTACAGGAAGTAGTCGAATGAAAGCTGGAACTGCACAAAAATTAGTATTAAACATGATTTCTACTACTACTATGATTCAATTAGGTCGCGTAAAAGGAAACAAGATGGTAGACATGCAATTGAGCAACAATAAACTTGTAGATAGAGGCACTCGCATGATTATGGAAGAACTTTCGGTAAATTATGACGAAGCTAAAGAATTATTAATTAAATTTGGAAACGTAAGAAACGCTATAAATAATTATAACACAAAATAACCTTAATCAATTATGAAGAAGTTACTTTTTATATTTTTCGCTTTAATCGGTTTTACTGCTTTTGCTCAAAGAAATATTGGTCCGAAAGAAATTCCGGCTAACAAGCCAATCGAATTAACAAAAGGAAAATTCTTTGTAGATGGCGAACAATATTCTAGCTACGACATTAAAAATCATTTAAAAAACAACAATTTAGAAGCTTATAATTTATACAAAAAATCTAAAACTAAATCTTCTTTAGGAGGTTTTGCATTAGGTCTTGGTTGTGGTTTAATTGCTGGAGATGCCGTTAAAGCTTTAGTTTCTGATGAG from Flavobacterium haoranii encodes:
- a CDS encoding ZIP family metal transporter, giving the protein MNIEIYIFPLLSVLIGYFIALFLKPKSKKNLKLLLAFSGSFLLALTVMHLLPEVYEADLHHSEEHHHHHSSPIGIFIMVGIIFQIILEYFSKGAEHGHVHSHDHHHNMPWLLFFSLCLHALLEGMPINQNNHLAYGIAIHHFPIAIILTTFLQNAKLNKNAIFLFMIGFALMTPVGTYLSENLNFLTHYYTQISGIVIGILFHISSTIIFESSEGHKFNLAKLLVIVLGVVLAYFI
- the truA gene encoding tRNA pseudouridine(38-40) synthase TruA gives rise to the protein MRYFIKFAYNGKNYFGYQIQPNAASVQETLEKALSLLLRQPIAIVGAGRTDSGVHAKEMYAHFDIESAIDTPTLIKKLNSFLPKDIVVYDFIKVDDEAHARFDATKRTYEYLIHTFKDVFINEGSWYQHQELDIEKMNAACKILFEYSDFECFSKVHTDVHTFNCKIYEANWQQNGNQLKFTISADRFLRNMVRAIVGTMINIGMGKISLEDFRKIIESKDRSQAGFSVPAHGLYLVKVEYPYIN
- the murQ gene encoding N-acetylmuramic acid 6-phosphate etherase, coding for MNFTKTTEQSSKYEHLEKMSVSELLQNINNEDKTVPLAIEKALPQIEILVEQIVAKMKNGGRLFYIGAGTSGRLGIVDASECPPTFGVPFDLVIGLIAGGDNAIRKAVEFAEDDTNQAWKDLQEWNINENDVVIGIAASGTTPYVIGGLEKCNQNNIITGCITCNEGSPLSKTAQFPIEVVVGPEFVTGSSRMKAGTAQKLVLNMISTTTMIQLGRVKGNKMVDMQLSNNKLVDRGTRMIMEELSVNYDEAKELLIKFGNVRNAINNYNTK
- a CDS encoding SAM-dependent methyltransferase — translated: MPNTENQKKNWFASWFDTPYYHILYKDRDYTEAQHFMDNLTQYLNLPENAKILDLACGKGRHSIYLNSLGYDVTGADLSENSIKEASQFANETLHFKVHDMRETCEEKYDAIFNLFTSFGYFEDDADNLTTLKAIHNSLDETGFACIDFMNVDYVIENLVPEEVKSVDGIDFHIKRYVKDNHIYKEIDFEANGEKHHYTEKVQALRLEDFEQMMKEAGIYLLDIFGNYKLQKFYKNQSERLIMIFK
- a CDS encoding THUMP domain-containing class I SAM-dependent RNA methyltransferase, with protein sequence MEQNFKMVAKTFFGFEEILAKELQQLGAQNVEKGTRVVSFVGDKGFMYKANLSLRTALKILKPIKTFKAYNDNSLYKGVQSVDWTEYLSEHNTFVVETTLHSEHFNHSQFVALKTKDAIVDQFREKTGKRPNIDKDFPDLRIHIHIDRDFATISLDTSGASLHHRGYRSATNIAPINEVLAAGMLLLTGWEGNSHFLDPMCGSGTILAEAAMIACNIPANINRKEFAFERWKDWDSELFDMILESLLKKTREFHYTITGYDKAPSAVSKAKDNIRNANLDDYISIRHEDFFQTEKMCEGPLHIVFNPPYGERLNIEMERFYREIGDTLKRNYPNTNAWFITANLEALKFVGLKPSRKIKLFNGKLEARLVKYEMYEGSKRAKFN
- a CDS encoding ABC transporter ATP-binding protein, which translates into the protein MKILRSKSLNKVMQYAKPYRNRFNWVIVWAILLSIFAATRPYVFKKIIDEYLLNIDDKSGFMLFVGIMAFTLIAEVITQFYFTYWANWLGQDIVKDIRDKLFVHITSFKMKYFDKESVGKLVTRTVSDIESIASIFSQGLFMIVSDVLKMLIILVFMFSNNWKISFIVVAIMPVILYATNIFQKKMKVAFNEVRNEVANLNTFVQERLTGMKIVQLFNREKIEAKKFEEINQRHNKAWLKNILYNSIFFPIADIISNITLGLVVYFGALFIIKGDFSTTIGDLISFNMYIPMLYNPLRQIADKFNVMQMGIVAAERVFEILETESQIQDKGTIEATHFNGNISLQNVRFSYVEGEEVLKGINLDVKAGQTIAIVGSTGAGKSTIINLLNRFYEIDSGEITIEGVKIQDYTLSSLRKQIAVVLQDVFLFADTIYNNITLYNPEITQEQVENAAKKIGIHNFIMSLPNGYQYNVKERGVMLSSGQRQLIAFLRAYVSNPSILILDEATSSVDTHAEEMIQSATEKITKDRTSIVIAHRLATIINADTILVMDKGQIVEKGSHNELVQKENGYYRKLYDSQFSVSA
- the lpdA gene encoding dihydrolipoyl dehydrogenase, coding for MKYDIIVLGSGPGGYVTAIRASQLGFKVAVVEKENLGGICLNWGCIPTKALLKSAQVFDYLKHASDYGLKVDNVEKDFGAVIARSRSVADGMSKGVQFLMKKNKIDVIDGFGKLKPGKKVDVTAADGKVTEYSADHIIVATGARSRELPNLPQDGKKVIGYRQAMTLPEQPKSMIVVGSGAIGVEFAHFYNAMGTEVTIVEFMPNVVPVEDEDISKQFERSLKKAGINVMTNSSVERIDTSGNGVKAFVKTAKGEEVLEADILLSAVGIKTNIEGIGLEEVGIATDRDKILVNDYYQTNVPGYYAIGDVTPGQALAHVASAEGILCVEKIAGMHVEALDYGNIPGCTYATPEIASVGLTEKAAKEKGYEIKVGKFPFSASGKAKAAGTPDGFVKVIFDAKYGEWLGCHMIGAGVTDMIAEAVVARKLETTGHEILKAVHPHPTMSEAVMEAVADAYGEVIHL